Proteins encoded in a region of the Bactrocera tryoni isolate S06 chromosome 4, CSIRO_BtryS06_freeze2, whole genome shotgun sequence genome:
- the LOC120775714 gene encoding phenoloxidase-activating factor 3-like, producing MHRIAGNKLKENTRLFILLILSAFSAAKQYNEGDFCDLAGYNGTCLRATKCSHLPALAHTWGLRREQIGHCGFSMMEEIICCPLPKLQSPVPNILEEFKPTETCALPEESSEKPRAGIQIETGRSNADRAGDNANEESNILDSIFKKYVKPIVAVNENERIKMPNGNANERLIQLFNGNVPIHGKAEGSIKGGNENRVPAGKVGQRMQEIDISAPIWNVKADTPCETRHYNGTCKTKIQCRHLAASLANMRLNDTDVAHCDQEDIICCPNIERPAVRACRDIERSLGPYQGEHVIGGYKVSATEYPFMAHIFYDRPDYICGGTLIHDRFVLTAAHCVVVRGGKAIKVTLGVANINDPKEARYRQAIDIKRTIEHEQYSSFSNYFDIAVIELAKAVEYSLTVNPTCLHTDQTELPDGIELTTAGWGKTESGGTSEHLLAVQLNKLSLAQCNQSYASRIGRAINHGIEDTQLCALAHGKDSCGGDSGGPLLLSENAAYNSYRVVGIVSFGSEVCGGTMPGVYTRVSKFLDFVEAIVWPDELH from the exons ATGCACAGAATAGCCGGAAATAAGCTTAAAGAGAATACTCGGTTGTTTATCTTGCTCATACTAAGCGCTTTTAGCGCTGCGAAACAGTACAACG AGGGAGATTTCTGTGATCTTGCGGGTTACAACGGAACATGCTTAAGAGCCACAAAATGTTCTCACTTACCGGCCTTGGCGCATACCTGGGGTTTGAGACGAGAGCAAATTGGTCATTGTGGTTTTTCGATGATGGAAGAAATAATTTGTTGTCC TTTACCAAAACTGCAAAGTCCAGTTCCCAACATTTTAGAAGAATTTAAGCCGACCGAAACTTGTGCGTTACCTGAGGAGAGTAGTGAAAAACCTAGAGCAGGCATACAAATAGAGACTGGGCGTTCAAATGCTGACAGGGCCGGAGACAATGCAAACGAGGAAAGCAATATTCTTGAtagcatatttaaaaaatatgttaaaccgATTGTGGCTGTGAACGAAAACGAGCGAATAAAAATGCCAAACGGAAATGCAAATGAAAGACTAATCCAACTGTTTAATGGAAACGTACCGATTCATGGTAAAGCCGAGGGCAGCATAAAAGGTGGCAATGAAAACCGTGTGCCCGCTGGAAAAGTTGGACAACGAATGCAAGAGATTGACATTTCCGCGCCTATCTGGAACGTGAAAG CTGATACACCATGTGAGACGAGACACTATAATGGCACATGCAAGACAAAAATACAGTGCAGACATTTAGCCGCTAGCTTGGCGAACATGCGTTTAAATGATACGGATGTGGCTCATTGCGATCAAGAAGATATAATTTGTTGTCC CAATATTGAGCGACCAGCTGTTCGTG CCTGTCGAGACATTGAACGCAGTTTAGGGCCATATCAAGGGGAACATGTTATCGGTGGCTATAAAGTGTCCGCCACGGAATACCCTTTTATGGCTCACATTTTTTATGACCGTCCCGATTATATCTGTGGTGGCACATTGATTCACGATCGTTTCGTGCTAACAGCAGCGCATTGTGTCGTAGTGAGAGGAGGCAAAGCTATAAAAGTAACTTTGGGTGTTGCTAATATAAATGATCCTAAAGAAGCGCGCTATCGGCAAGCTATAGATATTAAG AGAACGATTGAGCATGAGCAATATTCCAGCTTTTCAAACTATTTCGACATAGCAGTGATTGAATTGGCTAAAGCGGTCGAATACAGTCTAACCGTTAATCCGACATGCCTGCATACCGATCAAACAGAGTTACCTGACGGCATTGAACTAACTACGGCTGGATGGGGAAAGACCGAGAGTGGAG GGACCTCAGAACATTTATTAGCGGTGCAGCTGAATAAATTATCGCTTGCACAATGTAATCAAAGTTATGCGTCTAGAATTGGACGTGCTATAAATCATGGCATTGAAGATACACAACTCTGTGCGCTTGCGCACGGAAAGGATTCGTGTGGCGGTGACTCCGGTGGCCCTTTACTCCTAAGTGAAAATGCGGCTTATAACAGCTACAGAGTCGTCGGGATCGTTTCCTTTGGTTCAGAAGTATGTGGCGGTACTATGCCGGGTGTATACACCAGGGTGTCAAAGTTTTTGGATTTCGTTGAAGCCATTGTCTGGCCGGATGAACTGCACTAA
- the LOC120775348 gene encoding probable cyclin-dependent serine/threonine-protein kinase DDB_G0292550 isoform X2, with protein sequence MPTIYQLSAVVRILILLALYGLSNAQMLDVDDFCDFAGYDGICLEASKCTDLQAKMQALTLESHHVGRCGFGVREEIICCPKWQTPVQTPPKLPNAFIDLSKQPEFHHKPPPDGALSDSSILSTTSTPINFQQNGNNFQEHVQDEEDRLKFLFNINFGQVGSGHNVREWKGDSAPAVNENNNGFFSGTPVPNVQDIQNLNGNPVVDENERINAIFSVNPEQIGNDNSQDEKKVNSFPVVNENNNGFFIANPQPNVQGNQLNGYPVIDENDRLNAIFGDNSAQNGNENSQDEKKGKSFPVVNENNNGFFIANPVANLQNNQKLNGNPAVDENERINDIFGNNLEHIRNDESKEETKTNPVPFVNGNNNGFFSATPVPNVQGNGEFIGNPVVDANESVKAVFDNNPVHVGSDNSKDEGKVNPLSLVNGNNNGIFNQNPIPNVESNQKLNGNPVIDENERFNALFNPLPIDDDRVRPSGVIDQDSAENLKAKINAIFGGNREQVGNANDNEESKGNPVPVINGNNNAIFNQNPISSVQNNQKLNCNPFFDENERFKALFNGNPGKSGSVSSIGKWKGNIVPVIAENNNGLFNENPVSNIQANQKANGNPFFDENERFNAIFNGNPIPKENHIGGLNGVISQNPAIFGGKSVQLEDTNNSGELHGKPIPGEDELIYNNAAMVGKGILDEKALINAILKGQLESSAEHFIFNDKPLRGRPINRRRHSTFMENRSTFNNGHFNMRNHRRFEEATHRRSQGVYRGSNRNTRIRFANN encoded by the exons ATGCCTACGATTTATCAACTCAGCGCGGTCGTTCGGATACTTATTCTGCTCGCTCTCTATGGTCTTAGTAATGCACAAATGCTTGACG TTGATGACTTTTGTGATTTCGCTGGCTACGACGGCATATGTTTGGAAGCTAGCAAGTGTACTGACTTGCAGGCCAAAATGCAGGCACTGACTTTGGAAAGCCATCACGTGGGCCGCTGTGGCTTCGGCGTTAGAGAGGAGATTATATGTTGTCC aaagTGGCAAACACCAGTGCAAACCCCACCCAAACTTCCCAACGCGTTTATAGATCTCTCCAAACAGCCTGAGTTTCATCATAAGCCGCCACCAGACGGTGCGCTTAGTGATAGTTCTATTCTCAGCACTACAAGTACACctataaattttcaacaaaatggcAACAATTTCCAAGAGCACGTACAAGATGAAGAGGacagattaaaatttttattcaacatcAACTTTGGTCAAGTTGGAAGTGGGCATAATGTGCGGGAATGGAAAGGCGACTCTGCACCAgctgtaa atgaaaataacaaCGGATTCTTCAGTGGAACTCCAGTGCCGAATGTACAGGACATCCAAAATTTAAATGGCAACCCTGTTGTcgatgaaaatgaaagaataaatGCCATATTCAGTGTTAACCCTGAACAGATCGGAAATGATAATAGTCAAGATGAAAAGAAGGTGAATTCTTTTCCGgttgtaaatgaaaataataacggATTTTTCATTGCAAATCCACAGCCAAATGTACAGGGTAACCAGTTAAATGGTTACCCTGTTATCGATGAAAATGATAGATTAAATGCCATATTCGGTGATAACTCTGCACAGAATGGAAATGAAAATAGTCAAGACGAAAAGAAGGGGAAGTCTTTCCCGgttgtaaatgaaaataataacggATTCTTCATTGCAAATCCAGTGGCGAATCTACAGAACAACCAAAAGTTAAATGGCAACCCTGCTGTcgatgaaaatgaaagaattaaTGATATATTCGGCAATAATCTTGAACATATCAGAAATGATGAAAGTAAAGAGGAAACTAAAACAAATCCTGTACCGTTCGTAAATGGAAATAATAACGGATTCTTCAGTGCAACTCCAGTGCCGAATGTACAAGGCAATGGAGAATTTATAGGTAATCCGGTGGTCGATGCAAATGAAAGTGTGAAAGCTGTATTCGATAATAACCCTGTACATGTAGGAAGTGATAATAGTAAGGACGAAGGGAAGGTAAACCCTCTTTCGTTAGTAAATGGAAATAATAACGgtattttcaatcaaaatccAATACCGAATGTAGAGAGCAACCAAAAGTTAAATGGTAACCCTGTTATTGATGAAAATGAAAGATTTAATGCTTTATTCAATCCTCTGCCGATTGATGATGATAGGGTTAGGCCCAGCGGTGTAATTGATCAAGATTCTgctgaaaatttaaaagctaAAATTAATGCTATTTTCGGTGGTAATCGTGAACAGGTCGGTAATGCTAATGACAACGAGGAGAGCAAGGGAAATCCAGTTCCGGTtataaatggaaataataacGCGATTTTCAATCAAAATCCAATATCGAGTGTACAGAACAATCAAAAGTTAAACTGTAACCCTTTTTTCGACGAGAATGAAAGATTTAAAGCGCTATTCAATGGCAACCCTGGTAAAAGTGGAAGTGTAAGTAGTATTGGGAAATGGAAAGGAAATATTGTTCCAGTTATTGCCGAAAATAATAATGGCTTATTCAACGAAAATCCAGTGTCGAATATACAGGCTAATCAAAAGGCAAATGGTAATCcttttttcgatgaaaatgaaAGATTTAATGCTATATTTAATGGCAATCCCATCCCGAAGGAAAACCATATAGGTGGACTAAATGGTGTAATTAGTCAAAATCCTGCTATTTTCGGCGGTAAATCTGTACAGCTTGAAGATACAAACAACAGTGGGGAATTGCATGGAAAACCTATTCCGGGTGAGGATGAACTGATCTATAATAATGCAGCAATGGTTGGAAAAGGTATATTAGATGAAAAGGCATTAATAAATGCTATATTAAAAGGTCAATTAGAAAGCAGCGCTgagcattttatatttaatgataAGCCATTACGGGGCAGACCTATAAATAGGAGAAGACACAGTACATTCATGGAAAACCGCAGTACTTTCAATAATGGACATTTTAACATGAGAAATCATAGACGGTTTGAAGAAGCAACACACCGAAGAAGTCAGGGAGTTTATAGAGGGTCCAATAGAAATACACGCATTCGATTCGCAA
- the LOC120775702 gene encoding serine protease persephone-like — MLATSKRISFVFIVLFACSRLGAADQEENDPCETDDYRGVCYTAGNCPHLKDAMTAMGLNSTFVGTCGFTVFEEIICCPNEVSFRTTTTKSTEFTTISSKSIRDSLKGLTPEESKRRIKELMREAMGGLVRPPMKSNATSLRSSERPADRACKEIEKQLMPSLQAHVLNGTATNFGEYPHMARIIFDSDRLRCGGVLIDKRFVLTAAHCVRNKQGKPIKVVLGVSDFNDKTQIDYRQDIDIKQTHLPQNYSEFSFYDDIALIELARDAEFSQGVYPTCLHTDQMELPYDIDLIVTGFGITENKKASDRLLAANLTYIPVLLCDQGYADVKDIRLNRGIVDTQLCAFSPDSDACQGDSGGPIHIVKDKHYNNYRVVGVVSFGFECGSELPGVYTRVSEYLDFIEAVVWPDG, encoded by the exons ATGCTTGCGACGTCAAAGCGAATTAGCTTCGTGTTTATTGTTCTTTTTGCTTGTTCGAGGCTTGGCGCGGCAGATCAGGAAG AAAATGATCCCTGCGAAACCGACGATTATAGAGGGGTATGCTACACAGCTGGAAATTGTCCACATTTAAAGGATGCAATGACAGCGATGGGCCTCAATAGCACTTTCGTGGGGACTTGTGGATTCACGGTTTTTGAAGAGATCATTTGTTGTCC AAATGAAGTGAGTTTTAGAACAACAACTACTAAATCGACGGAATTCACCACGATATCATCAAAATCCATACGCGATTCGCTAAAGGGGCTTACGCCCGAGGAAAGTAAGCGGCGTATCAAAGAGTTGATGCGGGAAGCAATGGGTGGATTAGTACGACCGCCAATGAAGAG cAATGCCACAAGTTTGCGTTCATCGGAACGCCCAGCTGATCGTG caTGCAAAGAAATCGAAAAACAGCTAATGCCCAGTCTGCAAGCGCATGTACTTAACGGAACCGCGACCAATTTCGGCGAGTATCCGCACATGGCGAGAATTATATTCGACTCAGATAGATTGCGGTGTGGTGGCGTCTTAATCGATAAGCGTTTCGTGCTCACAGCTGCACATTGCGTGCGCAACAAACAGGGAAAACCAATCAAGGTTGTGTTGGGCGTAAGTGACTTTAATGATAAGACTCAGATCGACTATCGACAGGATATAGATATTAAA cAAACCCATTTACCGCAAAACTATAGTGAGTTTAGCTTTTACGATGATATTGCTTTGATTGAATTGGCCAGAGATGCCGAGTTTAGCCAAGGCGTATATCCAACCTGTCTACACACCGACCAAATGGAACTGCCTTATGATATTGATCTAATTGTCACCGGTTTTGGCATAACCGAAAATAAAA aggCCTCCGATCGTTTATTGGCGGCCAATTTGACATACATACCCGTTTTATTGTGCGATCAAGGTTACGCTGATGTCAAGGATATTCGTCTCAACCGCGGCATCGTTGACACACAGCTCTGTGCCTTTTCACCGGATAGCGATGCTTGCCAGGGTGACTCTGGCGGTCCGATACATATTGTCAAAGATAAACATTATAATAATTATCGTGTCGTTGGCGTAGTTTCATTCGGCTTTGAGTGTGGTTCGGAGTTGCCGGGTGTGTATACCAGAGTGTCGGAATATTTAGACTTTATCGAAGCCGTTGTATGGCCGGATGGCTGA
- the LOC120775348 gene encoding GATA zinc finger domain-containing protein 14-like isoform X1, with the protein MPTIYQLSAVVRILILLALYGLSNAQMLDVDDFCDFAGYDGICLEASKCTDLQAKMQALTLESHHVGRCGFGVREEIICCPKWQTPVQTPPKLPNAFIDLSKQPEFHHKPPPDGALSDSSILSTTSTPINFQQNGNNFQEHVQDEEDRLKFLFNINFGQVGSGHNVREWKGDSAPAVNENNNGFFIANPVPNVQDNQNLNGNPAVDENERMNAIFGNNHEQIGNDNSQDEKKANSFPVVNENNNGFFSGTPVPNVQDIQNLNGNPVVDENERINAIFSVNPEQIGNDNSQDEKKVNSFPVVNENNNGFFIANPQPNVQGNQLNGYPVIDENDRLNAIFGDNSAQNGNENSQDEKKGKSFPVVNENNNGFFIANPVANLQNNQKLNGNPAVDENERINDIFGNNLEHIRNDESKEETKTNPVPFVNGNNNGFFSATPVPNVQGNGEFIGNPVVDANESVKAVFDNNPVHVGSDNSKDEGKVNPLSLVNGNNNGIFNQNPIPNVESNQKLNGNPVIDENERFNALFNPLPIDDDRVRPSGVIDQDSAENLKAKINAIFGGNREQVGNANDNEESKGNPVPVINGNNNAIFNQNPISSVQNNQKLNCNPFFDENERFKALFNGNPGKSGSVSSIGKWKGNIVPVIAENNNGLFNENPVSNIQANQKANGNPFFDENERFNAIFNGNPIPKENHIGGLNGVISQNPAIFGGKSVQLEDTNNSGELHGKPIPGEDELIYNNAAMVGKGILDEKALINAILKGQLESSAEHFIFNDKPLRGRPINRRRHSTFMENRSTFNNGHFNMRNHRRFEEATHRRSQGVYRGSNRNTRIRFANN; encoded by the exons ATGCCTACGATTTATCAACTCAGCGCGGTCGTTCGGATACTTATTCTGCTCGCTCTCTATGGTCTTAGTAATGCACAAATGCTTGACG TTGATGACTTTTGTGATTTCGCTGGCTACGACGGCATATGTTTGGAAGCTAGCAAGTGTACTGACTTGCAGGCCAAAATGCAGGCACTGACTTTGGAAAGCCATCACGTGGGCCGCTGTGGCTTCGGCGTTAGAGAGGAGATTATATGTTGTCC aaagTGGCAAACACCAGTGCAAACCCCACCCAAACTTCCCAACGCGTTTATAGATCTCTCCAAACAGCCTGAGTTTCATCATAAGCCGCCACCAGACGGTGCGCTTAGTGATAGTTCTATTCTCAGCACTACAAGTACACctataaattttcaacaaaatggcAACAATTTCCAAGAGCACGTACAAGATGAAGAGGacagattaaaatttttattcaacatcAACTTTGGTCAAGTTGGAAGTGGGCATAATGTGCGGGAATGGAAAGGCGACTCTGCACCAgctgtaaatgaaaataataacggCTTCTTCATTGCAAATCCAGTACCGAATGTACAggataaccaaaatttaaatggCAACCCTGCTGTcgatgaaaatgaaagaatgaaTGCTATATTCGGCAATAACCACGAACAGATCGGAAATGATAATAGTCAAGATGAAAAGAAAGCCAATTCTTTTCCGGttgtaaatgaaaataacaaCGGATTCTTCAGTGGAACTCCAGTGCCGAATGTACAGGACATCCAAAATTTAAATGGCAACCCTGTTGTcgatgaaaatgaaagaataaatGCCATATTCAGTGTTAACCCTGAACAGATCGGAAATGATAATAGTCAAGATGAAAAGAAGGTGAATTCTTTTCCGgttgtaaatgaaaataataacggATTTTTCATTGCAAATCCACAGCCAAATGTACAGGGTAACCAGTTAAATGGTTACCCTGTTATCGATGAAAATGATAGATTAAATGCCATATTCGGTGATAACTCTGCACAGAATGGAAATGAAAATAGTCAAGACGAAAAGAAGGGGAAGTCTTTCCCGgttgtaaatgaaaataataacggATTCTTCATTGCAAATCCAGTGGCGAATCTACAGAACAACCAAAAGTTAAATGGCAACCCTGCTGTcgatgaaaatgaaagaattaaTGATATATTCGGCAATAATCTTGAACATATCAGAAATGATGAAAGTAAAGAGGAAACTAAAACAAATCCTGTACCGTTCGTAAATGGAAATAATAACGGATTCTTCAGTGCAACTCCAGTGCCGAATGTACAAGGCAATGGAGAATTTATAGGTAATCCGGTGGTCGATGCAAATGAAAGTGTGAAAGCTGTATTCGATAATAACCCTGTACATGTAGGAAGTGATAATAGTAAGGACGAAGGGAAGGTAAACCCTCTTTCGTTAGTAAATGGAAATAATAACGgtattttcaatcaaaatccAATACCGAATGTAGAGAGCAACCAAAAGTTAAATGGTAACCCTGTTATTGATGAAAATGAAAGATTTAATGCTTTATTCAATCCTCTGCCGATTGATGATGATAGGGTTAGGCCCAGCGGTGTAATTGATCAAGATTCTgctgaaaatttaaaagctaAAATTAATGCTATTTTCGGTGGTAATCGTGAACAGGTCGGTAATGCTAATGACAACGAGGAGAGCAAGGGAAATCCAGTTCCGGTtataaatggaaataataacGCGATTTTCAATCAAAATCCAATATCGAGTGTACAGAACAATCAAAAGTTAAACTGTAACCCTTTTTTCGACGAGAATGAAAGATTTAAAGCGCTATTCAATGGCAACCCTGGTAAAAGTGGAAGTGTAAGTAGTATTGGGAAATGGAAAGGAAATATTGTTCCAGTTATTGCCGAAAATAATAATGGCTTATTCAACGAAAATCCAGTGTCGAATATACAGGCTAATCAAAAGGCAAATGGTAATCcttttttcgatgaaaatgaaAGATTTAATGCTATATTTAATGGCAATCCCATCCCGAAGGAAAACCATATAGGTGGACTAAATGGTGTAATTAGTCAAAATCCTGCTATTTTCGGCGGTAAATCTGTACAGCTTGAAGATACAAACAACAGTGGGGAATTGCATGGAAAACCTATTCCGGGTGAGGATGAACTGATCTATAATAATGCAGCAATGGTTGGAAAAGGTATATTAGATGAAAAGGCATTAATAAATGCTATATTAAAAGGTCAATTAGAAAGCAGCGCTgagcattttatatttaatgataAGCCATTACGGGGCAGACCTATAAATAGGAGAAGACACAGTACATTCATGGAAAACCGCAGTACTTTCAATAATGGACATTTTAACATGAGAAATCATAGACGGTTTGAAGAAGCAACACACCGAAGAAGTCAGGGAGTTTATAGAGGGTCCAATAGAAATACACGCATTCGATTCGCAA